In Xiphophorus hellerii strain 12219 chromosome 4, Xiphophorus_hellerii-4.1, whole genome shotgun sequence, a single genomic region encodes these proteins:
- the LOC116718660 gene encoding phosphorylase b kinase regulatory subunit alpha, liver isoform isoform X5: MPGWSRRLSCVIRWVQTHNPVTGLLPASIQKKDAWVRDNVYSVLAVWGLGMAYRKNADRDEDKAKAYELEQSVVKLMQGLLQCMMRQVDKVEKFKHTQSTKDCLHAKYNTATCGTVVRDDQWGHLQVDATSIYLLMLAQMTASGLQIISNLDEVAFIQNLVFYIEAAYKVADYGMWERGDKTNQGIPELNGSSVGMAKAALEAIDELDLFGAHGGPKSVIHVLPDEVEHCQAILCSMLPRASTSKEIDAGLLSVISFPAFAVEDADLVAITKSEIISKLQGRYGCCRFIRDGYHCPKEDPSRLHYDPAELKLFENIECEWPVFWTYLILDGIFTGDHVQVQEYREALEGVLIRGKNGIKLLPELYAVPLDKVEEEYSNPHSVDRMAMGQLPHMWGQSLFIVGCLLAEGFLAPGEIDPLNRRFSTNFKPDVVVQVCVLAESEAIKELLRDAGVAVQTISEVMPIRVMPARILSHIYVRLGNCRKLNLSGRPYRHIGVLGTSKFYEIRNHSYIFTPQFLDQHHFYLALDNQMIVEMLRTELAYLSSCWRMTGRPTLTFPITRSMLVEDGDAIDPCILSTLRKLEDGYFAGARVQMSDLSSVQTTSFYTRLTFLDEDTDDSLFDDVDDEDNDEYRAEYNTPDLGSKDTFDQYITQLLHSTTTKSYLPPIQRGQHHIFSPEHTTRDILSFMAQVQGLKMPKTSMYLPVAPITNKHRRSLNLLEVPHPQPGPQAKQPEQPKLCSISELHLPRDSQGNTDFAALVNQIKECSTLQDQADILYILYVMKGAEWVVELSGPGQGGVSVRSLLEELYVRAGACKEWGLIRYISGILRKRVEVLAEACTDLISHHKQLTVGLPPEPRERVITMPLPPEELNTLIYEASGQDISIAVLTQEIMVYLAMYVRSQPALFGDMLRLRIGLIMQVMATELARSLHCSGEEASESLMSLSPFDMKNLLHHILSGKEFGVERSMRPIQSTATSPAISIHELGHTGATKTERTGIHKLKSEIKHLDGSRPLSIFSGGLSLSSNVTSPRSTRCSSPSTPSGMLSPVGHGLGDGQLHWEERQGQWLRRRRLDGAINRVPMGFYQKVWKILQKCHGLSIDGYVLPSSTTREMTAGEIKFAVQVESVLNHVPQPEYRQLLVETVMVLGLVADVDVDSIGGIIHVDRILHLANDLFLNDQKSLSASDYFLEKDPATGICNFFYDSAPSGSYGTMTYLSKAVVTYVQDFLPSSSCLMQ, from the exons ATGCCAGGCTGGTCCAGGAGACTATCCTGTGTCATCAGGTGGGTTCAGACGCAT AACCCAGTGACTGGACTTCTCCCTGCCAGCATCCAGAAGAAGGATGCCTGGGTGAGGGATAACGTGTACAGTGTCCTGGCTGTGTGGGGGCTGGGCATGGCTTATCGCAAGAACGCTGACCGCGATGAAGACAAAGCCAAGGCCTACGAACTGGAGCAG AGCGTGGTGAAGCTGATGCAGGGCCTTCTGCAGTGCATGATGAGACAG GTGGATAAGGTGGAGAAGTTCAAACACACCCAGAGTACCAAGGATTGCTTGCATGCCAAATATAACACAGCCACCTGCGGCACAGTGGTCAGGGACGACCAGTGGGGCCATCTGCAGGTGGACGCCACCTCCATTTACCTGCTAATGCTGGCACAGATGACAGCCTCAG GTCTCCAAATAATCTCCAACCTTGATGAAGTAGCTTTTATCCAGAACTTAGTTTTCTACATTGAGGCAGCCTACAAAGTGGCG GATTATGGGATGTGGGAGCGAGGTGATAAGACCAACCAGGGCATACCCGAGCTCAACGGCAGCTCTGTAGGAATGGCCAAG GCAGCTCTGGAGGCCATCGATGAGCTGGATCTGTTTGGGGCTCACGGAGGGCCGAAGTCAGTCATTCACGTTCTACCAGACGAGGTGGAGCACTGTCAG GCCATCCTCTGCTCCATGCTTCCAAGAGCCTCAACTTCCAAGGAGATAGATGCCGGCCTTCTGTCCGTTATTTCATTCCCTGCTTTTGCCGTGGAGGATGCTGACCTGGTGGCCATCACTAAGTCCGAAATTATCAGCAAACTGCAG GGTCGCTATGGCTGCTGTCGCTTCATCAGGGATGGATATCACTGTCCTAAAGAG GATCCATCTCGGCTGCACTACGATCCTGCAGAGCTCAAGTTGTTTGAGAACATCGAATGTGAGTGGCCGGTGTTCTGGACGTATCTCATCCTCGACGGCATCTTTACTGGAGATCACGTGCAG GTGCAGGAGTACCGAGAGGCGCTGGAAGGCGTTTTAATCAGAGGGAAAAATGGCATCAAACTCCTGCCTGAACTTTATGCTGTACCACTTGATAAG GTGGAGGAGGAATACAGCAATCCTCACTCTGTGGACAGGATGGCCATGGGACAGCTTCCACACATGTGGGGACAATCCCTCTTCATTGTGGGATGTCTTCTGGCTGAG GGCTTTCTTGCACCAGGAGAGATAGATCCTCTCAACAGGAGATTCTCTACAAACTTCAAACCTGACGTTGTGGTACAAG TCTGTGTGCTAGCAGAGTCAGAAGCGATCAAGGAGTTGCTAAGAGATGCTGGCGTTGCGGTGCAGACCATATCAGAGGTTATGCCTATAAGAGTCATGCCTGCTCGCATCCTGAGCCACATCTATGTCAGACTGG GAAACTGCAGGAAGCTGAATTTGAGCGGAAGGCCGTACAGACACATTGGAGTTCTGGGAACGTCCAAGTTCTACGAGATCAGGAATCATTCCTACATCTTCACCCCTCAG TTTTTAGATCAGCATCATTTCTACCTGGCGCTGGACAACCAGATGATTGTTGAGATGTTACGAACCGAGCTGGCCTATCTGTCGTCCTGCTGGAGGATGACGGGACGGCCCACGCTCACCTTCCCTATCACACGCAGCATGCTGG TTGAGGATGGAGATGCAATAGATCCATGTATCTTATCCACTCTCAGAAAGCTGGAGGATGGCTATTTCGCCGGAGCGAG AGTGCAGATGTCAGATCTGTCAAGTGTCCAGACTACGTCGTTCTACACCCGCCTGACCTTCCTGGATGAAGACACTGACGATAGTTTATTTGACGATGTAGACGATGAAGATAATGATGAATACAGAGCTGAATATAACACACCTGATC tgGGCTCTAAGGACACATTTGACCAGTACATCACGCAGCTCCTTCACAGCACTACCACCAAGTCCTATCTACCTCCCATCCAGAGGGGGCAGCACCACATCTTCAGCCCTGAGCACACCACCAGGGACATCCTGTCCTTTATGGCTCAGGTCCAAGGCTTGAAAATGCCCA agACCTCAATGTATCTTCCTGTGGCTCCAATCACAAACAAGCATCGGAGATCCCTGAACCTCCTTGAAGTTCCTCATCCTCAGCCTGGCCCGCAGGCAAAGCAGCCGGAGCAGCCCAAG CTCTGCAGTATTTCTGAGCTACATCTGCCAAGAGACTCTCAGGGCAACACTGACTTTGCAGCACTGGTGAATCAGATAAAGGAGTGTTCGACTTTGCAGGACCAGGCTGACATTCTCTACATACTCTACGTTATGAA aggAGCGGAGTGGGTGGTGGAGCTGTCAGGACCTGGACAGGGCGGCGTCAGCGTGCGCTCGCTGCTCGAGGAACTGTATGTGCGAGCTGGAGCCTGCAAAGAGTGGGGGCTCATTAGGTACATCTCTGGAATACTACGCAAGAGAGTGGAGGTCCTCGCCGAG GCCTGCACAGATCTGATTTCTCATCACAAGCAGCTGACTGTTGGTCTACCTCCTGAACCAAGAGAAAGAGTGATCACCAT GCCACTTCCCCCAGAGGAGTTAAACACTCTGATATATGAAGCCAGTGGTCAGGATATCAGCATAGCTGTCCTCACTCAG GAAATCATGGTTTATTTAGCCATGTACGTTCGCTCCCAGCCCGCTCTTTTTGGCGACATGCTCCGCCTCAGGATCGGACTCATCATGCAAGTGATGGCCACCGAACTGGCTCGCAGCCTGCACTGTTCAG GAGAGGAGGCGTCAGAGAGTTTGATGAGCCTGAGTCCGTTCGATATGAAGAATCTGCTGCATCACATCCTCAGTGGCAAAGAGTTTGGGGTTGAGAGAAGCA TGCGTCCAATCCAGTCCACAGCCACTAGTCCTGCGATCTCTATTCATGAACTGGGCCACACAGGAGCCACAAAGACTGAACGCACAGGGATTCACAAGTTAAAGAGCGAAATAAAACAT CTGGATGGCTCTCGACCTCTCAGT ATCTTCAGTGGCGGTCTTTCCTTGAGTAGCAATGTAACTTCCCCTCGCTCCACG CGTTGCAGCAGCCCCTCTACCCCCAGTGGAATGCTGTCCCCAGTGGGACATGGCCTGGGAGACGGGCAGCTGCACTGGGAGGAGAGGCAGGGCCAGTGGCTGAGGAGACGGCGGCTGGATGGAGCAATCAACAGGGTGCCGATGGGTTTCTACCAGAAAGTTTGGAAGATTCTGCAGAAGTGCCACGGCCTGTCCATTGATGGATACGTGCTGCCCTCGTCCACCACAAGAGAG ATGACAGCAGGAGAGATCAAGTTTGCAGTGCAAGTGGAGTCTGTCCTGAACCACGTCCCCCAACCGGAGTACAGGCAGCTGCTGGTGGAGACTGTGATGGTTCTGGGTCTGGTGGCTGATGTGGACGTGGACAGCATCGGTGGAATTATCCATGTGGACCGCATTCTGCATTTGGCCAACGATCTATTCCTAAATGACCAG AAATCGCTCAGTGCCAGTGATTATTTCCTCGAGAAGGATCCAGCTACTGGAATTTGCAACTTCTTCTACGACAGCGCCCCTAGTGGCAGCTACGGCACCATGACTTATCTCTCCAAGGCAGTCGTCACTTACGTCCAAGACTTCCTGCCAAGTTCCAGCTGTTTGATGCAGTGA
- the LOC116718660 gene encoding phosphorylase b kinase regulatory subunit alpha, liver isoform isoform X7, whose protein sequence is MAYRKNADRDEDKAKAYELEQSVVKLMQGLLQCMMRQVDKVEKFKHTQSTKDCLHAKYNTATCGTVVRDDQWGHLQVDATSIYLLMLAQMTASGLQIISNLDEVAFIQNLVFYIEAAYKVADYGMWERGDKTNQGIPELNGSSVGMAKAALEAIDELDLFGAHGGPKSVIHVLPDEVEHCQAILCSMLPRASTSKEIDAGLLSVISFPAFAVEDADLVAITKSEIISKLQGRYGCCRFIRDGYHCPKEDPSRLHYDPAELKLFENIECEWPVFWTYLILDGIFTGDHVQVQEYREALEGVLIRGKNGIKLLPELYAVPLDKVEEEYSNPHSVDRMAMGQLPHMWGQSLFIVGCLLAEGFLAPGEIDPLNRRFSTNFKPDVVVQVCVLAESEAIKELLRDAGVAVQTISEVMPIRVMPARILSHIYVRLGNCRKLNLSGRPYRHIGVLGTSKFYEIRNHSYIFTPQFLDQHHFYLALDNQMIVEMLRTELAYLSSCWRMTGRPTLTFPITRSMLVEDGDAIDPCILSTLRKLEDGYFAGARVQMSDLSSVQTTSFYTRLTFLDEDTDDSLFDDVDDEDNDEYRAEYNTPDLGSKDTFDQYITQLLHSTTTKSYLPPIQRGQHHIFSPEHTTRDILSFMAQVQGLKMPKTSMYLPVAPITNKHRRSLNLLEVPHPQPGPQAKQPEQPKLCSISELHLPRDSQGNTDFAALVNQIKECSTLQDQADILYILYVMKGAEWVVELSGPGQGGVSVRSLLEELYVRAGACKEWGLIRYISGILRKRVEVLAEACTDLISHHKQLTVGLPPEPRERVITMPLPPEELNTLIYEASGQDISIAVLTQEIMVYLAMYVRSQPALFGDMLRLRIGLIMQVMATELARSLHCSGEEASESLMSLSPFDMKNLLHHILSGKEFGVERSMRPIQSTATSPAISIHELGHTGATKTERTGIHKLKSEIKHLDGSRPLSIFSGGLSLSSNVTSPRSTRCSSPSTPSGMLSPVGHGLGDGQLHWEERQGQWLRRRRLDGAINRVPMGFYQKVWKILQKCHGLSIDGYVLPSSTTREMTAGEIKFAVQVESVLNHVPQPEYRQLLVETVMVLGLVADVDVDSIGGIIHVDRILHLANDLFLNDQKSLSASDYFLEKDPATGICNFFYDSAPSGSYGTMTYLSKAVVTYVQDFLPSSSCLMQ, encoded by the exons ATGGCTTATCGCAAGAACGCTGACCGCGATGAAGACAAAGCCAAGGCCTACGAACTGGAGCAG AGCGTGGTGAAGCTGATGCAGGGCCTTCTGCAGTGCATGATGAGACAG GTGGATAAGGTGGAGAAGTTCAAACACACCCAGAGTACCAAGGATTGCTTGCATGCCAAATATAACACAGCCACCTGCGGCACAGTGGTCAGGGACGACCAGTGGGGCCATCTGCAGGTGGACGCCACCTCCATTTACCTGCTAATGCTGGCACAGATGACAGCCTCAG GTCTCCAAATAATCTCCAACCTTGATGAAGTAGCTTTTATCCAGAACTTAGTTTTCTACATTGAGGCAGCCTACAAAGTGGCG GATTATGGGATGTGGGAGCGAGGTGATAAGACCAACCAGGGCATACCCGAGCTCAACGGCAGCTCTGTAGGAATGGCCAAG GCAGCTCTGGAGGCCATCGATGAGCTGGATCTGTTTGGGGCTCACGGAGGGCCGAAGTCAGTCATTCACGTTCTACCAGACGAGGTGGAGCACTGTCAG GCCATCCTCTGCTCCATGCTTCCAAGAGCCTCAACTTCCAAGGAGATAGATGCCGGCCTTCTGTCCGTTATTTCATTCCCTGCTTTTGCCGTGGAGGATGCTGACCTGGTGGCCATCACTAAGTCCGAAATTATCAGCAAACTGCAG GGTCGCTATGGCTGCTGTCGCTTCATCAGGGATGGATATCACTGTCCTAAAGAG GATCCATCTCGGCTGCACTACGATCCTGCAGAGCTCAAGTTGTTTGAGAACATCGAATGTGAGTGGCCGGTGTTCTGGACGTATCTCATCCTCGACGGCATCTTTACTGGAGATCACGTGCAG GTGCAGGAGTACCGAGAGGCGCTGGAAGGCGTTTTAATCAGAGGGAAAAATGGCATCAAACTCCTGCCTGAACTTTATGCTGTACCACTTGATAAG GTGGAGGAGGAATACAGCAATCCTCACTCTGTGGACAGGATGGCCATGGGACAGCTTCCACACATGTGGGGACAATCCCTCTTCATTGTGGGATGTCTTCTGGCTGAG GGCTTTCTTGCACCAGGAGAGATAGATCCTCTCAACAGGAGATTCTCTACAAACTTCAAACCTGACGTTGTGGTACAAG TCTGTGTGCTAGCAGAGTCAGAAGCGATCAAGGAGTTGCTAAGAGATGCTGGCGTTGCGGTGCAGACCATATCAGAGGTTATGCCTATAAGAGTCATGCCTGCTCGCATCCTGAGCCACATCTATGTCAGACTGG GAAACTGCAGGAAGCTGAATTTGAGCGGAAGGCCGTACAGACACATTGGAGTTCTGGGAACGTCCAAGTTCTACGAGATCAGGAATCATTCCTACATCTTCACCCCTCAG TTTTTAGATCAGCATCATTTCTACCTGGCGCTGGACAACCAGATGATTGTTGAGATGTTACGAACCGAGCTGGCCTATCTGTCGTCCTGCTGGAGGATGACGGGACGGCCCACGCTCACCTTCCCTATCACACGCAGCATGCTGG TTGAGGATGGAGATGCAATAGATCCATGTATCTTATCCACTCTCAGAAAGCTGGAGGATGGCTATTTCGCCGGAGCGAG AGTGCAGATGTCAGATCTGTCAAGTGTCCAGACTACGTCGTTCTACACCCGCCTGACCTTCCTGGATGAAGACACTGACGATAGTTTATTTGACGATGTAGACGATGAAGATAATGATGAATACAGAGCTGAATATAACACACCTGATC tgGGCTCTAAGGACACATTTGACCAGTACATCACGCAGCTCCTTCACAGCACTACCACCAAGTCCTATCTACCTCCCATCCAGAGGGGGCAGCACCACATCTTCAGCCCTGAGCACACCACCAGGGACATCCTGTCCTTTATGGCTCAGGTCCAAGGCTTGAAAATGCCCA agACCTCAATGTATCTTCCTGTGGCTCCAATCACAAACAAGCATCGGAGATCCCTGAACCTCCTTGAAGTTCCTCATCCTCAGCCTGGCCCGCAGGCAAAGCAGCCGGAGCAGCCCAAG CTCTGCAGTATTTCTGAGCTACATCTGCCAAGAGACTCTCAGGGCAACACTGACTTTGCAGCACTGGTGAATCAGATAAAGGAGTGTTCGACTTTGCAGGACCAGGCTGACATTCTCTACATACTCTACGTTATGAA aggAGCGGAGTGGGTGGTGGAGCTGTCAGGACCTGGACAGGGCGGCGTCAGCGTGCGCTCGCTGCTCGAGGAACTGTATGTGCGAGCTGGAGCCTGCAAAGAGTGGGGGCTCATTAGGTACATCTCTGGAATACTACGCAAGAGAGTGGAGGTCCTCGCCGAG GCCTGCACAGATCTGATTTCTCATCACAAGCAGCTGACTGTTGGTCTACCTCCTGAACCAAGAGAAAGAGTGATCACCAT GCCACTTCCCCCAGAGGAGTTAAACACTCTGATATATGAAGCCAGTGGTCAGGATATCAGCATAGCTGTCCTCACTCAG GAAATCATGGTTTATTTAGCCATGTACGTTCGCTCCCAGCCCGCTCTTTTTGGCGACATGCTCCGCCTCAGGATCGGACTCATCATGCAAGTGATGGCCACCGAACTGGCTCGCAGCCTGCACTGTTCAG GAGAGGAGGCGTCAGAGAGTTTGATGAGCCTGAGTCCGTTCGATATGAAGAATCTGCTGCATCACATCCTCAGTGGCAAAGAGTTTGGGGTTGAGAGAAGCA TGCGTCCAATCCAGTCCACAGCCACTAGTCCTGCGATCTCTATTCATGAACTGGGCCACACAGGAGCCACAAAGACTGAACGCACAGGGATTCACAAGTTAAAGAGCGAAATAAAACAT CTGGATGGCTCTCGACCTCTCAGT ATCTTCAGTGGCGGTCTTTCCTTGAGTAGCAATGTAACTTCCCCTCGCTCCACG CGTTGCAGCAGCCCCTCTACCCCCAGTGGAATGCTGTCCCCAGTGGGACATGGCCTGGGAGACGGGCAGCTGCACTGGGAGGAGAGGCAGGGCCAGTGGCTGAGGAGACGGCGGCTGGATGGAGCAATCAACAGGGTGCCGATGGGTTTCTACCAGAAAGTTTGGAAGATTCTGCAGAAGTGCCACGGCCTGTCCATTGATGGATACGTGCTGCCCTCGTCCACCACAAGAGAG ATGACAGCAGGAGAGATCAAGTTTGCAGTGCAAGTGGAGTCTGTCCTGAACCACGTCCCCCAACCGGAGTACAGGCAGCTGCTGGTGGAGACTGTGATGGTTCTGGGTCTGGTGGCTGATGTGGACGTGGACAGCATCGGTGGAATTATCCATGTGGACCGCATTCTGCATTTGGCCAACGATCTATTCCTAAATGACCAG AAATCGCTCAGTGCCAGTGATTATTTCCTCGAGAAGGATCCAGCTACTGGAATTTGCAACTTCTTCTACGACAGCGCCCCTAGTGGCAGCTACGGCACCATGACTTATCTCTCCAAGGCAGTCGTCACTTACGTCCAAGACTTCCTGCCAAGTTCCAGCTGTTTGATGCAGTGA
- the LOC116718660 gene encoding phosphorylase b kinase regulatory subunit alpha, liver isoform isoform X8, whose translation MCFQVDKVEKFKHTQSTKDCLHAKYNTATCGTVVRDDQWGHLQVDATSIYLLMLAQMTASGLQIISNLDEVAFIQNLVFYIEAAYKVADYGMWERGDKTNQGIPELNGSSVGMAKAALEAIDELDLFGAHGGPKSVIHVLPDEVEHCQAILCSMLPRASTSKEIDAGLLSVISFPAFAVEDADLVAITKSEIISKLQGRYGCCRFIRDGYHCPKEDPSRLHYDPAELKLFENIECEWPVFWTYLILDGIFTGDHVQVQEYREALEGVLIRGKNGIKLLPELYAVPLDKVEEEYSNPHSVDRMAMGQLPHMWGQSLFIVGCLLAEGFLAPGEIDPLNRRFSTNFKPDVVVQVCVLAESEAIKELLRDAGVAVQTISEVMPIRVMPARILSHIYVRLGNCRKLNLSGRPYRHIGVLGTSKFYEIRNHSYIFTPQFLDQHHFYLALDNQMIVEMLRTELAYLSSCWRMTGRPTLTFPITRSMLVEDGDAIDPCILSTLRKLEDGYFAGARVQMSDLSSVQTTSFYTRLTFLDEDTDDSLFDDVDDEDNDEYRAEYNTPDLGSKDTFDQYITQLLHSTTTKSYLPPIQRGQHHIFSPEHTTRDILSFMAQVQGLKMPKTSMYLPVAPITNKHRRSLNLLEVPHPQPGPQAKQPEQPKLCSISELHLPRDSQGNTDFAALVNQIKECSTLQDQADILYILYVMKGAEWVVELSGPGQGGVSVRSLLEELYVRAGACKEWGLIRYISGILRKRVEVLAEACTDLISHHKQLTVGLPPEPRERVITMPLPPEELNTLIYEASGQDISIAVLTQEIMVYLAMYVRSQPALFGDMLRLRIGLIMQVMATELARSLHCSGEEASESLMSLSPFDMKNLLHHILSGKEFGVERSMRPIQSTATSPAISIHELGHTGATKTERTGIHKLKSEIKHLDGSRPLSIFSGGLSLSSNVTSPRSTRCSSPSTPSGMLSPVGHGLGDGQLHWEERQGQWLRRRRLDGAINRVPMGFYQKVWKILQKCHGLSIDGYVLPSSTTREMTAGEIKFAVQVESVLNHVPQPEYRQLLVETVMVLGLVADVDVDSIGGIIHVDRILHLANDLFLNDQKSLSASDYFLEKDPATGICNFFYDSAPSGSYGTMTYLSKAVVTYVQDFLPSSSCLMQ comes from the exons ATGTGTTTTCAGGTGGATAAGGTGGAGAAGTTCAAACACACCCAGAGTACCAAGGATTGCTTGCATGCCAAATATAACACAGCCACCTGCGGCACAGTGGTCAGGGACGACCAGTGGGGCCATCTGCAGGTGGACGCCACCTCCATTTACCTGCTAATGCTGGCACAGATGACAGCCTCAG GTCTCCAAATAATCTCCAACCTTGATGAAGTAGCTTTTATCCAGAACTTAGTTTTCTACATTGAGGCAGCCTACAAAGTGGCG GATTATGGGATGTGGGAGCGAGGTGATAAGACCAACCAGGGCATACCCGAGCTCAACGGCAGCTCTGTAGGAATGGCCAAG GCAGCTCTGGAGGCCATCGATGAGCTGGATCTGTTTGGGGCTCACGGAGGGCCGAAGTCAGTCATTCACGTTCTACCAGACGAGGTGGAGCACTGTCAG GCCATCCTCTGCTCCATGCTTCCAAGAGCCTCAACTTCCAAGGAGATAGATGCCGGCCTTCTGTCCGTTATTTCATTCCCTGCTTTTGCCGTGGAGGATGCTGACCTGGTGGCCATCACTAAGTCCGAAATTATCAGCAAACTGCAG GGTCGCTATGGCTGCTGTCGCTTCATCAGGGATGGATATCACTGTCCTAAAGAG GATCCATCTCGGCTGCACTACGATCCTGCAGAGCTCAAGTTGTTTGAGAACATCGAATGTGAGTGGCCGGTGTTCTGGACGTATCTCATCCTCGACGGCATCTTTACTGGAGATCACGTGCAG GTGCAGGAGTACCGAGAGGCGCTGGAAGGCGTTTTAATCAGAGGGAAAAATGGCATCAAACTCCTGCCTGAACTTTATGCTGTACCACTTGATAAG GTGGAGGAGGAATACAGCAATCCTCACTCTGTGGACAGGATGGCCATGGGACAGCTTCCACACATGTGGGGACAATCCCTCTTCATTGTGGGATGTCTTCTGGCTGAG GGCTTTCTTGCACCAGGAGAGATAGATCCTCTCAACAGGAGATTCTCTACAAACTTCAAACCTGACGTTGTGGTACAAG TCTGTGTGCTAGCAGAGTCAGAAGCGATCAAGGAGTTGCTAAGAGATGCTGGCGTTGCGGTGCAGACCATATCAGAGGTTATGCCTATAAGAGTCATGCCTGCTCGCATCCTGAGCCACATCTATGTCAGACTGG GAAACTGCAGGAAGCTGAATTTGAGCGGAAGGCCGTACAGACACATTGGAGTTCTGGGAACGTCCAAGTTCTACGAGATCAGGAATCATTCCTACATCTTCACCCCTCAG TTTTTAGATCAGCATCATTTCTACCTGGCGCTGGACAACCAGATGATTGTTGAGATGTTACGAACCGAGCTGGCCTATCTGTCGTCCTGCTGGAGGATGACGGGACGGCCCACGCTCACCTTCCCTATCACACGCAGCATGCTGG TTGAGGATGGAGATGCAATAGATCCATGTATCTTATCCACTCTCAGAAAGCTGGAGGATGGCTATTTCGCCGGAGCGAG AGTGCAGATGTCAGATCTGTCAAGTGTCCAGACTACGTCGTTCTACACCCGCCTGACCTTCCTGGATGAAGACACTGACGATAGTTTATTTGACGATGTAGACGATGAAGATAATGATGAATACAGAGCTGAATATAACACACCTGATC tgGGCTCTAAGGACACATTTGACCAGTACATCACGCAGCTCCTTCACAGCACTACCACCAAGTCCTATCTACCTCCCATCCAGAGGGGGCAGCACCACATCTTCAGCCCTGAGCACACCACCAGGGACATCCTGTCCTTTATGGCTCAGGTCCAAGGCTTGAAAATGCCCA agACCTCAATGTATCTTCCTGTGGCTCCAATCACAAACAAGCATCGGAGATCCCTGAACCTCCTTGAAGTTCCTCATCCTCAGCCTGGCCCGCAGGCAAAGCAGCCGGAGCAGCCCAAG CTCTGCAGTATTTCTGAGCTACATCTGCCAAGAGACTCTCAGGGCAACACTGACTTTGCAGCACTGGTGAATCAGATAAAGGAGTGTTCGACTTTGCAGGACCAGGCTGACATTCTCTACATACTCTACGTTATGAA aggAGCGGAGTGGGTGGTGGAGCTGTCAGGACCTGGACAGGGCGGCGTCAGCGTGCGCTCGCTGCTCGAGGAACTGTATGTGCGAGCTGGAGCCTGCAAAGAGTGGGGGCTCATTAGGTACATCTCTGGAATACTACGCAAGAGAGTGGAGGTCCTCGCCGAG GCCTGCACAGATCTGATTTCTCATCACAAGCAGCTGACTGTTGGTCTACCTCCTGAACCAAGAGAAAGAGTGATCACCAT GCCACTTCCCCCAGAGGAGTTAAACACTCTGATATATGAAGCCAGTGGTCAGGATATCAGCATAGCTGTCCTCACTCAG GAAATCATGGTTTATTTAGCCATGTACGTTCGCTCCCAGCCCGCTCTTTTTGGCGACATGCTCCGCCTCAGGATCGGACTCATCATGCAAGTGATGGCCACCGAACTGGCTCGCAGCCTGCACTGTTCAG GAGAGGAGGCGTCAGAGAGTTTGATGAGCCTGAGTCCGTTCGATATGAAGAATCTGCTGCATCACATCCTCAGTGGCAAAGAGTTTGGGGTTGAGAGAAGCA TGCGTCCAATCCAGTCCACAGCCACTAGTCCTGCGATCTCTATTCATGAACTGGGCCACACAGGAGCCACAAAGACTGAACGCACAGGGATTCACAAGTTAAAGAGCGAAATAAAACAT CTGGATGGCTCTCGACCTCTCAGT ATCTTCAGTGGCGGTCTTTCCTTGAGTAGCAATGTAACTTCCCCTCGCTCCACG CGTTGCAGCAGCCCCTCTACCCCCAGTGGAATGCTGTCCCCAGTGGGACATGGCCTGGGAGACGGGCAGCTGCACTGGGAGGAGAGGCAGGGCCAGTGGCTGAGGAGACGGCGGCTGGATGGAGCAATCAACAGGGTGCCGATGGGTTTCTACCAGAAAGTTTGGAAGATTCTGCAGAAGTGCCACGGCCTGTCCATTGATGGATACGTGCTGCCCTCGTCCACCACAAGAGAG ATGACAGCAGGAGAGATCAAGTTTGCAGTGCAAGTGGAGTCTGTCCTGAACCACGTCCCCCAACCGGAGTACAGGCAGCTGCTGGTGGAGACTGTGATGGTTCTGGGTCTGGTGGCTGATGTGGACGTGGACAGCATCGGTGGAATTATCCATGTGGACCGCATTCTGCATTTGGCCAACGATCTATTCCTAAATGACCAG AAATCGCTCAGTGCCAGTGATTATTTCCTCGAGAAGGATCCAGCTACTGGAATTTGCAACTTCTTCTACGACAGCGCCCCTAGTGGCAGCTACGGCACCATGACTTATCTCTCCAAGGCAGTCGTCACTTACGTCCAAGACTTCCTGCCAAGTTCCAGCTGTTTGATGCAGTGA